From a region of the Acidimicrobiales bacterium genome:
- a CDS encoding NDP-sugar synthase, with the protein MKAVVLLGGEGTRLRPLTYTTPKQLLPVAEVPMLERVLAHLARHGVDEAVLSLGYQPDAFLAAYPNGEAAGVHLVYAVEPEPLDTAGAVAFAARHAGIDETFIVVNGDVLTDVDTSALVAFHRSHGAAATIQLTAVPDPSRFGVVPTDEDGRVLEFVEKPDPGTAPTNLINAGTYVLEPEVIERIPAGRRVSVERETFPALASEGAVYALASEAYWLDTGTPVAYLQANADLLDGTRPGVPAPGAREVTAGVWVLDDPEVAGEVRGPSLVGDGATVQAGATVDGSVIGAGSVVEAGAHVEGSVLLPGARVEAGARVTGSILGRHCAVGRDCELTPVTVIGDGMMVAAGTQLDDARVPAEMAS; encoded by the coding sequence GTGAAGGCCGTCGTCCTGCTGGGTGGCGAGGGGACCAGGCTCCGGCCGCTCACCTACACGACTCCCAAACAGCTGCTCCCCGTCGCCGAGGTCCCGATGCTCGAGCGCGTCCTCGCCCACCTGGCCCGCCACGGGGTCGACGAGGCTGTGCTGTCGCTCGGGTACCAGCCCGACGCCTTTCTCGCCGCCTACCCGAACGGCGAGGCGGCGGGCGTGCATCTGGTCTACGCCGTCGAGCCCGAACCGCTCGACACCGCCGGGGCCGTCGCCTTCGCGGCCCGTCACGCCGGCATCGACGAGACGTTCATCGTGGTGAACGGCGACGTGCTGACCGACGTCGACACGTCCGCGCTGGTCGCCTTTCACCGCTCGCACGGCGCGGCCGCCACGATCCAACTGACCGCGGTGCCCGACCCTTCGCGCTTCGGTGTGGTCCCGACCGACGAGGACGGCCGGGTGCTCGAGTTCGTCGAGAAGCCCGACCCCGGCACCGCCCCCACCAACCTGATCAACGCCGGCACCTACGTGCTCGAGCCCGAGGTCATCGAGCGCATCCCGGCCGGACGGCGGGTGTCGGTCGAACGCGAGACGTTCCCGGCACTGGCGTCGGAGGGTGCCGTGTACGCGCTGGCGAGCGAGGCGTACTGGCTCGACACCGGCACCCCGGTGGCCTACCTGCAGGCGAACGCCGACCTGCTCGACGGCACGCGGCCCGGCGTGCCCGCCCCCGGAGCCCGCGAGGTCACCGCAGGGGTGTGGGTGCTCGATGACCCGGAGGTGGCCGGTGAGGTGCGCGGGCCCAGCCTGGTCGGCGACGGCGCCACCGTGCAGGCCGGCGCCACCGTGGACGGCAGTGTGATCGGCGCGGGCAGCGTGGTGGAGGCCGGTGCGCACGTGGAGGGCTCGGTGCTCCTCCCCGGGGCCAGGGTGGAGGCCGGGGCCCGCGTGACCGGGTCGATCCTGGGCCGGCACTGCGCCGTGGGCAGGGACTGCGAGCTCACGCCGGTGACGGTGATCGGCGACGGGATGATGGTGGCCGCAGGGACGCAGCTCGACGACGCCCGGGTTCCCGCGGAGATGGCCTCGTGA